In Penaeus monodon isolate SGIC_2016 chromosome 41, NSTDA_Pmon_1, whole genome shotgun sequence, a single genomic region encodes these proteins:
- the LOC119598623 gene encoding zinc finger protein 219-like: MSRVPVSRRAEDYHGPPRSQAPHSATAAAVATAAAATAVAAARLRAERRGLGGREVGVGAFSLTRALRSASNSDDGLGIVGSALHLAAGVGADGLTCPFCGRRSKRRDHLRLHIRTHTGEKPYRCPYCDRRTNQKNNLKLHIRNVHPGQPADF; this comes from the exons ATGTCCCGTGTGCCCGTATCGCGCCGCGCAGAAGATTACCATGGACCGCCACGTTCGCAGGCACCACattcagcaacagcagcagcagttgcaacagcagcagcagcaacagcagttgCAGCAGCAAGACTAAGAGCGGAACGG CGTGGCCTGGGAGGGCGCGAGGTGGGCGTGGGCGCCTTCTCGCTGACGCGGGCGCTGCGCAGCGCCTCCAACAGCGACGACGGCCTGGGCATCGTGGGCTCGGCGCTGCACCTGGCCGCGGGCGTGGGCGCCGACGGGCTCACGTGCCCCTTCTGCGGGCGGCGCAGCAAGCGGCGCGACCACCTGCGGCTGCACATCCGCACGCACACCGGCGAGAAGCCCTACCGCTGCCCCTACTGCGACCGCCGCACCAACCAGAAGAACAACCTCAAGCTGCACATCAGGAACGTGCATCCGGGCCAGCCAGCGGACTTCTGA
- the LOC119598341 gene encoding zinc finger protein 316-like has protein sequence MKTAKHWRTQAESAMRKTAAVRGFTIFGSPPPMGVGGGGAGMKGMLGSSGSVGLSAEMGVEAVGAAERGFHECSVCGRGFERRWLLTRHLRTHTGEKPYQCAFCPFRSAQRYNIVTHTVKRHPEAVPTQGHTLPMAGARQEWGHKDL, from the exons ATGAAGACTGCAAAACATTGGCGCACTCAAGCCGAGAGTGCGATGCGCAAGACGGCAGCCGTACGTGGGTTCACA ATCTTCGGGTCTCCGCCGCCCATGGGCGTGGGTGGCGGTGGTGCGGGCATGAAAGGCATGTTGGGGAGCTCGGGCAGTGTCGGGTTAAGCGCGGAGATGGGCGTGGAGGCGGTGGGTGCGGCCGAAAGGGGCTTCCACGAGTGCTCTGTGTGCGGGCGCGGCTTCGAGCGCCGCTGGCTACTCACACGCCACCTGCGCACCCACACCGGCGAGAAGCCCTACCAGTGCGCCTTCTGCCCCTTCCGCAGCGCACAGCGGTACAACATCGTCACGCACACGGTCAAGAGGCACCCGGAGGCCGTGCCCACGCAAGGGCACACGCTGCCCATGGCCGGGGCCAGGCAGGAGTGGGGGCACAAGGACCTGTGA